In Campylobacter concisus, a single window of DNA contains:
- the pth gene encoding aminoacyl-tRNA hydrolase: protein MTLITGLGNPGSKYENTRHNIGFMLIDLLKDSNYKDVSSAKFQGEVFKFNDIILLKPTTFMNLSGQSVKVVKDFYKPDRIIVIHDDLDLSFGAVKFKKGGSSGGHNGIKSIDGLIGNDYERVRVGIGHLGDAKNFVLGEFSDEEKKALDEILAYTKNAVCELLKSDINEISQKFTIKKGLIK from the coding sequence GTGACACTAATAACGGGGCTAGGAAATCCTGGCTCCAAATATGAAAATACTAGGCATAATATAGGCTTTATGCTTATAGATCTCCTAAAAGACTCAAATTACAAAGATGTTAGCTCAGCCAAATTCCAAGGCGAAGTTTTTAAATTCAATGACATTATCTTGCTAAAACCAACAACTTTTATGAACCTCTCAGGACAAAGTGTAAAAGTGGTCAAAGATTTTTATAAACCAGATAGAATAATCGTAATACACGATGATCTTGATCTTAGTTTTGGTGCGGTTAAATTTAAAAAAGGTGGCAGTAGTGGTGGGCATAACGGCATAAAATCGATTGATGGATTAATAGGCAACGACTACGAAAGGGTGCGTGTTGGCATTGGGCACCTTGGTGATGCTAAAAATTTTGTCCTTGGAGAGTTTAGTGATGAGGAGAAAAAGGCTTTAGATGAAATTTTAGCCTATACAAAAAATGCAGTTTGTGAGCTACTAAAGAGCGACATCAACGAAATTTCGCAAAAATTTACGATAAAAAAAGGTCTTATCAAATGA
- a CDS encoding 50S ribosomal protein L25/general stress protein Ctc yields the protein MLEGIVRESIGKKSAKALRRDGYLIANIYGKGLENVAAAFKVNDFIKEARKKESLAFDVKVGGKVYNVVIVDYQRDVVTSDLKHVDLKVALPGVLSKYMIPVKPVGTPIGLKNKGVLIQSKRRLCVKCTAENLPNSFDVDVSKLDIDDTILVRDITAPKGVTIVDADRVAVLGVIKAK from the coding sequence ATGTTAGAAGGAATCGTTAGAGAGAGTATCGGTAAAAAGTCTGCAAAGGCTTTGAGAAGAGATGGTTATCTAATCGCCAACATTTATGGCAAGGGATTAGAGAATGTTGCAGCTGCTTTTAAAGTAAATGACTTTATTAAAGAAGCACGCAAAAAAGAGAGTCTTGCTTTTGATGTAAAAGTAGGCGGAAAAGTTTATAATGTCGTTATTGTTGATTACCAAAGAGATGTTGTTACAAGCGATCTTAAACACGTAGATCTAAAAGTAGCACTTCCAGGCGTTTTATCGAAATATATGATCCCAGTTAAGCCAGTTGGAACACCTATTGGTCTTAAAAATAAGGGCGTTTTGATCCAGTCAAAAAGACGTCTTTGCGTAAAATGCACAGCTGAAAATTTGCCAAATTCATTTGACGTTGATGTAAGTAAACTTGACATCGACGATACTATTTTGGTTCGTGATATCACAGCTCCTAAAGGCGTTACTATTGTAGACGCTGACCGTGTTGCGGTACTTGGAGTTATTAAAGCTAAATAA